From one Lycium ferocissimum isolate CSIRO_LF1 chromosome 5, AGI_CSIRO_Lferr_CH_V1, whole genome shotgun sequence genomic stretch:
- the LOC132055523 gene encoding uncharacterized protein LOC132055523 has product MFSSARSFLKPWLSFRRNFRTGNDYRKRYSYNSTPVKSKRSKRYFDENTRVGTSFVDRIVLRLRNLGLGLEGEGNLKLDSSVLVNGENEKLLNRVWVRKDMILEESDGEGDNSTWDEEIVEKQRGGKRRPTLAERTIEDEELRRLRRNGMMLRETVTVPKTGITRLVLEKIHHTWSKNELVNLKFHDDLACDMKTAHMIVELLHLSMIL; this is encoded by the coding sequence ATGTTCTCCTCCGCTCGATCTTTTCTTAAaccttggttatcattccgtcGCAATTTCAGAACCGGCAATGATTACCGGAAAAGGTACAGTTACAATTCTACCCCTGTAAAATCCAAGCGTTCGAAAAGATATTTTGATGAAAACACTAGAGTAGGGACCTCTTTTGTTGACAGGATTGTACTTAGGTTAAGAAACTTAGGGTTAGGTTTAGAAGGAGAGGGGAATTTGAAATTGGATTCGAGTGTGTTGGTTAATGGCGAAAACGAGAAATTATTGAATAGGGTTTGGGTTAGAAaggatatgatattagaagagAGTGATGGTGAAGGAGATAATAGTACATGGGATGAAGAGATAGTGGAGAAACAAAGGGGAGGGAAGAGGAGACCGACGTTGGCTGAAAGGACGATTGAGGATGAGGAGTTGAGGAGGCTGAGGAGGAATGGTATGATGTTGAGAGAAACAGTTACTGTACCTAAAACTGGGATTACACGACTAGTGTTGGAAAAGATTCATCATACATGGAGCAAGAATGAGCTTGTAAATCTTAAGTTTCATGACGATTTGGCTTGTGATATGAAGACTGCCCACATGATTGTTGAGTTACTTCACCTCTCCATGATACTATAA